In one window of Brenneria goodwinii DNA:
- a CDS encoding DNA polymerase III subunit theta, with amino-acid sequence MINFEKMILGYSDQYADFAASTIAFMESQKKQINADEISKKIPPEKRQYFKERLDHYRDIYGSPH; translated from the coding sequence ATGATTAATTTTGAGAAGATGATTCTTGGATACAGCGATCAGTACGCTGATTTTGCTGCTTCCACGATTGCTTTTATGGAAAGTCAGAAAAAGCAAATTAATGCTGACGAAATTTCAAAAAAAATCCCACCGGAGAAAAGACAGTACTTCAAAGAACGACTGGACCATTACAGGGACATTTATGGATCGCCACACTAA
- a CDS encoding RidA family protein: MSITRIEPEARWSNAVIHNNTLYHTCVADNLDGDAQAQTKNALAALDDVLQRAGTDKSRLLDVTIFLADADDLAAMNAEWDAWVAPGSAPVRCTVQAKLMDPKYKLEIKVIAAL; this comes from the coding sequence ATGTCAATTACCAGAATCGAACCTGAAGCCCGCTGGTCCAACGCCGTTATTCATAACAACACGCTGTATCATACCTGCGTAGCGGATAATCTGGATGGCGATGCCCAGGCGCAGACAAAAAATGCGCTGGCGGCATTGGACGATGTTCTGCAACGGGCGGGAACCGACAAAAGCCGCCTGTTGGATGTGACCATTTTTCTGGCCGATGCCGACGACCTTGCGGCCATGAACGCCGAATGGGACGCCTGGGTGGCGCCAGGCAGCGCGCCGGTACGTTGTACCGTACAGGCTAAGCTGATGGATCCAAAATACAAACTTGAAATAAAAGTGATTGCCGCGCTGTAA
- the fadD gene encoding long-chain-fatty-acid--CoA ligase FadD, which produces MDKIWLSRYPADVPAIIDPDSYSSLVDMFENAVTRYADRPAFINMGEVMTFGKLEARSRAFAAYLQHQLKLKKGDRVALMMPNLLQYPIALFGILRAGMVVVNVNPLYTPRELEHQLKDSGASAIVIVSNFAHTLEKVAHNTQVRHVILTRMGDQLSAAKGTLVNFVVKYIKRLVPKYSLPGAISFRRVLQQGRRMPYVRPDIINTDLAFLQYTGGTTGIAKGAMLTHRNMQANIAQCKAAYGPVLQERHELVVTALPLYHIFALMVNCLLFIEFGASNLLITNPRDIPALVKQLAQYPFTVIVGVNTLFNALLNNEEFHKLDFSTLSLSVGGGASIQQAVAERWEKLTGKHLLEGYGLTESSPLVSGNPYNLKYYSGSIGLPVPSTDVRIVDDEGNDVPVGESGELWIRGPQVMKGYWRQPAETDEVLKDGWLATGDIVTSDDEGFLRIVDRKKDMILVSGFNVYPTEIEEIITRHPKVSESAVVSMPSELSGEAVKAFVVRRDPSLTKDELIVHCRQNLTGYKVPKDIEFCEDLPKSNVGKILRRELREDKNPPKSAANA; this is translated from the coding sequence TTGGACAAAATTTGGCTATCCCGCTATCCGGCGGATGTCCCTGCAATCATCGATCCGGATAGCTATTCCTCGTTGGTTGACATGTTTGAAAATGCGGTAACGCGTTACGCCGACAGACCGGCATTTATCAACATGGGCGAGGTGATGACCTTTGGTAAACTGGAAGCGCGTAGCCGGGCATTCGCCGCCTATCTGCAACACCAGCTTAAGTTGAAGAAGGGCGATCGCGTGGCATTGATGATGCCGAATTTGTTGCAATATCCGATCGCATTATTTGGCATTTTACGCGCAGGTATGGTGGTGGTTAACGTTAATCCGCTCTATACCCCGCGTGAACTGGAGCATCAGTTAAAAGACAGCGGCGCCAGCGCGATTGTCATCGTCTCCAATTTCGCGCATACGCTGGAAAAAGTGGCGCATAACACGCAGGTGCGGCACGTTATTCTGACGCGCATGGGCGATCAGCTCTCGGCCGCCAAGGGAACGCTGGTCAATTTTGTGGTTAAGTACATTAAACGACTGGTGCCCAAATACTCTCTGCCCGGCGCTATTTCCTTTCGCCGGGTGCTGCAACAGGGACGGCGTATGCCGTATGTCAGACCGGATATTATTAATACCGATCTGGCTTTTCTGCAATATACCGGCGGAACGACGGGCATCGCCAAGGGCGCCATGCTAACCCACCGCAACATGCAAGCGAATATCGCGCAGTGCAAGGCCGCCTACGGTCCCGTATTGCAGGAACGGCATGAGTTGGTGGTGACCGCGCTGCCGCTGTACCACATTTTTGCGTTAATGGTGAATTGTCTGCTGTTTATTGAATTTGGCGCAAGCAACCTGCTGATTACCAATCCCCGGGATATTCCCGCGCTGGTCAAGCAACTGGCGCAATATCCTTTTACGGTGATAGTTGGCGTGAATACGTTATTCAATGCCTTATTGAATAATGAAGAATTCCATAAGCTGGATTTCTCCACGCTCAGTTTATCGGTGGGGGGCGGCGCGTCAATTCAGCAGGCGGTTGCCGAACGATGGGAGAAACTGACCGGTAAACATCTGCTGGAAGGCTATGGGCTGACGGAAAGCTCACCGCTGGTTTCGGGCAACCCCTACAATCTGAAATATTACAGCGGCAGCATCGGGCTGCCGGTCCCTTCCACGGATGTCAGAATCGTTGATGATGAAGGGAATGACGTTCCCGTCGGTGAGTCTGGCGAACTGTGGATCCGCGGTCCGCAGGTTATGAAAGGATATTGGCGACAGCCTGCCGAGACCGATGAGGTGCTGAAAGACGGATGGTTGGCTACGGGTGACATTGTCACGTCTGATGATGAAGGCTTTTTACGCATCGTCGATCGGAAGAAGGATATGATTCTGGTTTCGGGATTTAACGTTTATCCAACTGAAATTGAAGAAATTATTACCCGTCATCCGAAAGTCTCGGAATCGGCGGTCGTCAGTATGCCCAGTGAATTGTCCGGTGAGGCGGTGAAAGCGTTTGTCGTACGGCGGGACCCCTCATTGACCAAAGATGAGTTGATTGTACATTGCCGCCAGAATCTGACGGGATACAAGGTGCCGAAAGACATTGAGTTCTGCGAGGATTTGCCCAAGTCGAATGTAGGCAAAATCCTGCGCCGCGAGCTGCGTGAGGATAAAAATCCCCCCAAGAGCGCGGCGAATGCTTAG
- the minE gene encoding cell division topological specificity factor MinE, translating into MALLDFFLSRKKATANIAKERLQIIVAERRRGDSEPHYLPQLKRDILEVICKYVQIDPEMVSVQLEQKGDDISVLELNVTLPEAEETPK; encoded by the coding sequence ATGGCATTACTCGACTTCTTTCTGTCCCGCAAAAAAGCGACAGCTAATATTGCCAAGGAACGGCTGCAGATTATTGTTGCGGAGCGACGCCGGGGAGATAGCGAACCCCATTATCTGCCGCAATTAAAGCGGGATATTCTCGAAGTTATCTGTAAATATGTACAGATAGATCCTGAAATGGTGAGCGTTCAGTTAGAGCAAAAAGGAGATGATATTTCCGTGCTTGAGCTGAACGTAACATTACCGGAAGCGGAAGAAACGCCTAAATGA
- a CDS encoding YcgL domain-containing protein encodes MFCVIYRSAKRDQTYLYVEKKDDFSRVPEELMKSFGTPHLAMLLPLDGSKKLVRADIEKVKQALEEQGFYLQVPPPPENLLKTLG; translated from the coding sequence ATGTTTTGTGTGATCTATCGAAGCGCCAAGCGCGATCAAACATATCTTTATGTCGAAAAAAAAGACGATTTTTCCCGCGTGCCGGAAGAATTGATGAAGAGTTTCGGTACACCGCATTTAGCCATGTTATTGCCGCTGGACGGCAGTAAGAAATTGGTCAGAGCAGATATTGAAAAAGTGAAACAAGCGCTCGAAGAGCAGGGGTTTTATCTCCAGGTTCCGCCGCCGCCGGAGAATTTATTAAAGACGCTCGGATAA
- the dsbB gene encoding disulfide bond formation protein DsbB, which translates to MLRFLNRCSRGRGAWLLMAFTALILELVALYFQHVMLLKPCVLCIYQRNALFGIMGAGLLGAIAPASLLRYPAIALWIYSSFEGLRLAWEHTNIQLHPSPFTTCDFFVSFPSWLPLDKWLPAIFNATGDCSERQWQFLSLEMPQWMVGIFAAYLLIAVLVLIAQPFRPKRRDLFSR; encoded by the coding sequence ATGTTGCGATTTCTTAACCGTTGCTCACGCGGGCGCGGCGCTTGGCTGTTAATGGCATTCACAGCCTTGATTCTGGAATTGGTCGCGCTTTATTTCCAGCATGTAATGCTATTGAAGCCCTGCGTGCTTTGCATTTATCAGCGAAATGCGCTCTTCGGTATCATGGGCGCGGGTCTGCTGGGCGCTATTGCTCCCGCCAGCCTGTTACGCTATCCCGCCATTGCGCTATGGATATACAGTTCGTTCGAAGGACTGCGTCTGGCCTGGGAACATACCAATATACAACTTCACCCATCTCCTTTTACTACCTGTGACTTTTTCGTCAGTTTCCCCTCATGGCTGCCGCTGGATAAATGGCTTCCCGCGATATTCAACGCCACGGGCGACTGTTCGGAACGTCAATGGCAATTTCTGTCGCTGGAAATGCCGCAGTGGATGGTTGGCATATTCGCCGCCTATCTGTTGATTGCCGTGCTGGTATTAATCGCCCAGCCTTTCCGCCCTAAACGACGCGATCTTTTCAGCCGTTAA
- a CDS encoding fumarylacetoacetate hydrolase family protein yields MYQHRDWQGALLDFPVNKVVCVGSNYSAHIKEMGSATPAEPVLFIKPETSLCDLRQPVAIPKNFGAVHHEVELAVLIGTPLKQATEERVARAIAGYGVALDLTLRDLQSQFKKAGQPWEKAKAFDGSCPISGFIPVAEFGDPQQTELGVKVNDEVRQQGNTRDMITPVLPLIAYMSRFFTLRAGDIILTGTPQGVGPIQSGDMLKITLNDRSLNTRII; encoded by the coding sequence ATGTATCAACACAGAGACTGGCAGGGCGCGCTGCTGGATTTCCCGGTAAACAAAGTGGTGTGTGTCGGCAGCAACTATTCGGCGCATATCAAGGAGATGGGCAGTGCGACGCCAGCCGAGCCGGTTCTATTCATTAAGCCAGAAACTTCGCTGTGCGATTTGCGCCAGCCAGTGGCTATTCCAAAGAATTTCGGCGCTGTTCATCATGAAGTCGAACTGGCGGTGCTGATTGGCACGCCGCTTAAGCAAGCGACGGAAGAACGTGTCGCTCGCGCGATTGCCGGTTACGGCGTTGCGCTGGATTTAACCCTGCGTGACTTGCAGTCTCAATTCAAAAAGGCCGGGCAGCCGTGGGAAAAAGCGAAGGCTTTTGATGGTTCTTGCCCCATTTCCGGTTTTATTCCGGTAGCGGAATTCGGCGATCCGCAGCAGACCGAGCTGGGCGTGAAAGTCAATGATGAAGTCCGTCAACAGGGTAATACCCGTGATATGATTACGCCGGTTCTGCCGCTGATTGCTTATATGAGTCGTTTCTTTACTCTGCGGGCGGGAGACATTATTCTGACCGGAACACCGCAGGGCGTTGGGCCGATTCAGTCTGGCGATATGCTGAAAATCACCCTTAACGATCGAAGTCTGAACACCCGCATTATCTAA
- a CDS encoding ATP-dependent DNA helicase, whose translation MTNDRVIDDFATDGALAKAISGFNPREPQRQMAQAVVQAISKQQALVVEAGTGTGKTYAYLAPALRADKKVIISTGSKALQDQLYNRDLPMVAQALKYQGKLALLKGRSNYLCLERLDQQSLAGGDLPAETLSELVRLRGWSSETTEGDVTTCAGVAEDSPVWPLVTSTNDNCLGSDCPRYKECFVVKARRKAMDADIVVVNHHLYLADMVVKESGFAELIPDSDVVIFDEAHQIPDIASQYFGQQLSSRQLMDLAKDITIAYRTEVRDAAQLQKSADRLTQSTQDFRLALGEPGFRGNLREILNQPSLQRALLLLDDALELCYDVAKLSLGRSALLDAAFERATLYRGRLKRLMDVQQSGYSYWYECSSRHFVLALTPLSVADRFRELMKEKPSAWIFTSATLSVNDRLNHFTDRLGLDEANTQTLLLPSPFDYASQALLCVPRYLPETNRPGAARKLAAMLCPLIEANQGRCFMLCTSHQMMRDLAAEFRATLTLPVLLQGETGKAQLLSQFVSAGNALLVATSSFWEGVDVRGDTLSCVIIDKLPFTSPEDPLLKARIEDCRLRGGEPFDDVQLPDAVITLKQGVGRLIRDIDDRGVLVICDNRLVMRPYGEVFLNSLPPAPRTRDLGQAIEFLTRKA comes from the coding sequence GTGACGAATGATCGTGTAATAGATGATTTTGCAACCGATGGCGCGCTGGCGAAGGCCATCAGCGGGTTTAATCCACGAGAGCCTCAACGGCAAATGGCTCAGGCCGTTGTTCAGGCTATCAGCAAGCAGCAGGCGCTGGTGGTGGAAGCGGGAACCGGGACAGGCAAAACCTATGCTTATCTGGCGCCGGCCCTGCGGGCGGATAAAAAAGTCATCATTTCGACGGGATCGAAAGCGTTACAGGATCAACTCTACAACCGAGACCTGCCGATGGTGGCGCAGGCGCTTAAATACCAAGGGAAGCTGGCGCTGCTGAAAGGGCGCTCCAACTATCTTTGCCTGGAGCGTCTCGACCAGCAATCGCTGGCCGGGGGCGATCTCCCCGCTGAAACGTTAAGCGAACTGGTCAGGCTGAGGGGGTGGTCCTCGGAAACGACGGAGGGCGACGTCACGACCTGCGCCGGCGTGGCGGAAGACAGCCCGGTCTGGCCGCTGGTCACCAGCACCAATGATAATTGCCTGGGCAGCGATTGTCCGCGCTACAAAGAGTGTTTTGTGGTCAAGGCGCGCCGCAAGGCGATGGATGCCGATATTGTGGTGGTCAATCACCACTTATATTTAGCCGATATGGTGGTGAAAGAGAGCGGCTTTGCCGAGTTGATCCCGGACAGCGACGTGGTGATTTTCGATGAGGCCCATCAGATCCCGGATATCGCCAGCCAATATTTTGGCCAGCAACTGTCCAGCCGCCAACTGATGGATTTGGCGAAAGATATTACCATCGCCTACCGGACAGAGGTGCGTGATGCGGCGCAATTACAAAAAAGCGCCGATCGTTTGACGCAGAGTACGCAGGATTTTCGTCTGGCGCTGGGCGAACCGGGGTTCAGGGGCAATCTGCGCGAAATCCTCAATCAACCGTCGCTTCAGCGCGCGCTGCTGCTGTTGGATGATGCGCTGGAGCTGTGTTACGACGTGGCCAAGCTCTCTTTGGGACGCTCCGCGCTGTTGGATGCCGCTTTTGAGCGGGCGACATTATATCGCGGTCGTTTAAAGCGGCTGATGGATGTCCAGCAATCAGGATACAGCTACTGGTATGAATGCAGTTCCCGGCACTTTGTTCTGGCGCTGACGCCGCTTTCCGTGGCCGATCGCTTTCGCGAACTGATGAAGGAAAAACCGTCGGCCTGGATTTTTACCTCGGCTACGCTGTCGGTGAACGATCGGCTGAATCATTTTACCGACCGGCTGGGGCTGGATGAGGCGAATACCCAAACCTTGCTGCTGCCAAGCCCGTTTGATTACGCCAGTCAGGCATTGCTCTGCGTGCCGCGTTATCTGCCGGAAACCAATCGTCCGGGCGCCGCGCGCAAATTGGCCGCCATGCTGTGTCCGCTGATTGAAGCCAATCAGGGGCGTTGTTTTATGCTGTGTACCTCGCATCAGATGATGCGCGATTTGGCCGCCGAGTTCCGCGCCACGCTGACGCTGCCGGTACTATTGCAAGGAGAAACCGGTAAAGCGCAGCTCCTCTCGCAGTTCGTCTCCGCCGGCAACGCGCTTTTGGTGGCGACCAGCAGTTTTTGGGAGGGCGTCGATGTGCGTGGCGATACGCTATCCTGTGTGATTATCGACAAACTTCCGTTTACCTCGCCAGAAGATCCGCTATTGAAAGCGCGTATTGAAGATTGCCGCTTGCGTGGCGGCGAACCCTTCGATGATGTGCAACTACCGGATGCGGTTATTACCCTGAAACAGGGCGTCGGCCGGTTGATTCGCGATATTGACGATCGCGGCGTGTTGGTTATTTGTGATAACCGGCTGGTTATGCGTCCGTATGGCGAGGTCTTTCTCAACAGCCTGCCGCCGGCGCCGCGTACGCGCGATCTTGGGCAGGCCATCGAATTTCTTACCCGCAAAGCATAA
- the minD gene encoding septum site-determining protein MinD translates to MARIIVVTSGKGGVGKTTSSAAIATGLAQKGKKTVVIDFDIGLRNLDLIMGCERRVVYDFVNVIQGDATLNQALIKDKRTDNLYILPASQTRDKDALTREGVEKVLNDLHEMEFDFIVCDSPAGIETGALMALYFADEAIITTNPEVSSVRDSDRILGILSSKSRRAERSEEPIKEHLLLTRYNPGRVSRGDMLSMEDVLEILRIPLLGVIPEDQSVLRASNQGEPVILDNEADAGRAYADTVDRLLGEDKPFRFVEEEKKGFLKRLFGG, encoded by the coding sequence ATGGCACGCATTATTGTTGTTACATCGGGTAAAGGGGGCGTTGGCAAGACCACTTCAAGCGCGGCCATTGCTACCGGTTTAGCCCAGAAAGGAAAAAAGACGGTTGTCATCGATTTTGACATCGGTCTGCGTAACCTCGACCTGATCATGGGATGTGAGCGGCGGGTGGTTTACGATTTTGTTAATGTTATTCAAGGCGATGCCACATTAAACCAGGCGCTGATTAAAGATAAGCGGACCGATAACCTGTATATCCTGCCGGCATCGCAAACTCGTGATAAAGACGCCCTTACCCGCGAAGGGGTCGAAAAAGTGCTTAACGATCTGCACGAAATGGAATTTGACTTCATCGTCTGCGATTCACCCGCCGGGATCGAAACCGGTGCGCTGATGGCGCTCTATTTCGCGGATGAAGCGATTATCACCACCAACCCCGAAGTCTCTTCCGTGCGTGACTCCGACCGTATTCTTGGCATTCTGTCATCAAAATCACGTCGCGCGGAACGTTCTGAAGAGCCGATCAAAGAGCACCTGCTGTTAACCCGTTATAACCCTGGCCGGGTAAGCCGCGGCGATATGCTGAGCATGGAAGATGTGCTGGAAATTCTCAGGATCCCCCTGCTGGGCGTTATTCCTGAAGATCAGTCGGTGCTGCGCGCATCCAACCAGGGCGAGCCGGTTATTCTGGATAACGAAGCCGATGCCGGTAGAGCCTATGCTGATACCGTAGATCGCTTGTTAGGCGAAGATAAGCCTTTCCGCTTCGTTGAAGAAGAGAAGAAAGGCTTCCTTAAACGACTTTTTGGGGGATAA
- a CDS encoding Slp family lipoprotein gives MIMQNQRAWLMQIPRTLRGGVVAAAVLLLSGCVTVPDAIKGTSPTPQDDLVRVMNAPQLYVGQESRFGGRVVGIRNEANRTRLEIASMPLDSAARPRLDSPSEGRFIAYVNHFLEPVDFQNRLVTVVGPITGTEQGAIGDRPYRYVVVDAQGYKRWNVVQRVVNPYGPGPGPWGWHGRYGWGPGWGFGGWYGPAEIETFVTE, from the coding sequence ATGATTATGCAGAATCAGCGAGCTTGGCTAATGCAAATACCACGCACGCTGCGGGGCGGTGTTGTTGCGGCTGCCGTACTGTTGCTGTCTGGATGCGTCACTGTCCCTGATGCGATCAAAGGGACATCGCCAACGCCGCAGGACGATCTTGTCCGGGTAATGAATGCGCCTCAGCTCTATGTCGGGCAGGAATCCCGTTTTGGCGGACGCGTGGTCGGTATTCGCAACGAGGCTAACAGAACGCGCCTGGAAATTGCCAGCATGCCGCTGGATAGCGCGGCCAGACCTCGTCTGGATTCTCCTTCCGAAGGGCGGTTTATTGCTTACGTTAATCATTTTTTGGAACCCGTTGATTTTCAAAACAGATTAGTTACCGTTGTCGGCCCCATTACGGGAACGGAGCAGGGCGCTATTGGCGATCGGCCCTATCGCTATGTGGTGGTCGACGCCCAGGGATATAAACGCTGGAATGTCGTGCAGCGCGTGGTGAACCCTTATGGTCCTGGCCCAGGCCCCTGGGGATGGCATGGCCGTTATGGCTGGGGCCCCGGTTGGGGGTTCGGCGGCTGGTATGGTCCCGCTGAGATTGAAACCTTCGTGACCGAATAA
- the minC gene encoding septum site-determining protein MinC: MSQTPIELKGSSFTLSVVHLHDSQPEVIYQALQEKIEQAPAFLKNAPVVINVADLNAETDWIKLQQAISSTGLHVVGISGCKDEQLKQAITQAGLPLLSEGKEQRRAPDPVVAVPSVVKTKVISTPVRSGQQIYARNSDLIITNGVSAGAEVIADGNIHIYGMMRGRALAGVSGDVQSQIFCTHLAAELVSIAGRYWLSDQIPATYSGQAVRINLNLLDNVLNIKPLD; this comes from the coding sequence ATGTCACAAACGCCAATTGAACTAAAAGGCAGCAGCTTTACCTTATCGGTTGTTCATTTGCATGATTCCCAACCCGAGGTAATTTATCAGGCATTGCAGGAAAAGATTGAGCAAGCGCCGGCTTTTCTAAAAAATGCCCCTGTTGTCATTAATGTCGCAGACTTAAATGCAGAAACCGACTGGATAAAATTACAGCAGGCAATTTCATCAACAGGACTTCACGTCGTTGGCATCAGCGGATGCAAAGACGAGCAGTTAAAACAGGCGATTACGCAGGCAGGGCTGCCTCTGTTGAGTGAAGGAAAAGAACAGCGCCGGGCGCCCGACCCTGTCGTCGCCGTCCCTTCCGTGGTGAAAACCAAAGTTATCAGCACGCCGGTTCGTTCCGGTCAGCAGATTTATGCCCGGAACAGCGATCTGATCATCACCAACGGCGTCAGCGCCGGCGCAGAAGTGATTGCCGACGGCAATATTCATATTTACGGCATGATGCGTGGCCGCGCCCTGGCCGGCGTTTCTGGCGATGTTCAAAGCCAGATCTTTTGCACGCATCTGGCAGCAGAGTTGGTATCCATCGCCGGCCGCTATTGGCTAAGCGATCAGATACCCGCTACCTATTCCGGACAGGCGGTCAGGATCAACCTGAACCTGCTGGACAATGTTTTGAACATAAAACCTTTAGACTAA
- a CDS encoding YcgN family cysteine cluster protein, translated as MTERPFWQQKTLSEMTDDEWESLCDGCGQCCLNKLIDEDTDEIYFTNVACNQLNIKSCQCRNYARRFEYEPDCIKLTRENLLTFDWLPATCAYRLIHEKKGLPRWHPLITGSKAAMHGERISVRHIAVRESEVVDWQDHIINKPEWAR; from the coding sequence ATGACTGAACGCCCCTTTTGGCAGCAAAAAACGTTGTCTGAAATGACCGACGACGAATGGGAATCGCTGTGCGATGGCTGCGGTCAGTGCTGTTTGAATAAACTCATTGATGAAGATACGGATGAGATCTATTTCACCAACGTAGCCTGTAATCAATTGAACATCAAAAGCTGTCAATGTCGTAACTACGCACGCCGATTTGAGTATGAACCTGACTGCATCAAGCTCACGCGGGAAAATTTACTGACCTTTGACTGGCTGCCCGCCACCTGCGCCTATCGCCTGATCCATGAGAAAAAGGGATTACCGCGGTGGCATCCGCTAATTACGGGCTCTAAAGCGGCGATGCACGGAGAACGCATTTCCGTCCGGCACATCGCCGTGCGGGAAAGCGAAGTGGTAGACTGGCAGGACCATATCATCAACAAGCCTGAATGGGCCAGATAG
- the rnd gene encoding ribonuclease D, which produces MNYQLITTDTGLKQICTQARQYKQVALDTEFVRTRTYYPQLGLIQLYDGEQLSLIDPLAITDWAPFQELLSDRQVIKFLHAGSEDLEVFLNAFGITPEPFIDTQILAAFLGKPLSYGFAALVADYMDVALDKSESRTDWIARPLSEKQCDYAAADVFYLLPMAIRLVEETQAAGWMSAAQDECRSLCQRKQEILAPELAYREIGNAWQLRGRNLACLQRLAEWRLRKARERDSAVNFIVREENLWQVARFLPASLGELDSLGLSGPEIRYHGKTLLSIVEQTDGITADECPEPLINLIDYQGYKRVFKDIKAMIQSASERSGLSTELLASRRQINRVLNWHWKLNGRNSEPEMLTGWRNDLFGDELRAILQEY; this is translated from the coding sequence TTGAATTATCAGTTGATCACCACAGATACCGGGCTAAAACAGATTTGCACACAGGCGCGCCAGTATAAGCAGGTTGCGCTGGATACCGAGTTCGTCAGAACGCGTACTTACTACCCGCAACTAGGGCTGATCCAACTGTATGACGGCGAACAGCTTTCGCTTATCGATCCCCTGGCAATCACGGATTGGGCGCCTTTTCAGGAACTGCTGAGCGACCGCCAGGTCATCAAATTTCTTCATGCCGGAAGTGAAGATCTGGAAGTATTTCTGAATGCCTTTGGCATAACGCCAGAGCCGTTTATCGACACCCAGATTCTGGCCGCTTTTTTAGGTAAGCCGCTGTCTTACGGCTTTGCCGCGTTAGTCGCGGACTATATGGATGTCGCGCTGGATAAAAGCGAATCGCGTACGGACTGGATCGCCCGCCCATTGAGTGAAAAACAGTGCGATTATGCCGCCGCCGATGTGTTCTACCTGCTGCCGATGGCCATCAGACTGGTGGAAGAAACGCAGGCCGCCGGATGGATGAGCGCGGCGCAGGATGAGTGCCGTTCACTGTGTCAGCGCAAGCAAGAGATACTGGCGCCGGAGCTGGCCTATCGCGAGATTGGCAATGCCTGGCAGTTACGCGGACGCAATCTTGCCTGCCTGCAGCGGCTTGCTGAATGGCGGTTGCGTAAAGCGCGCGAACGCGATAGCGCCGTGAACTTTATCGTGCGTGAAGAGAACCTGTGGCAGGTGGCCCGTTTCTTACCCGCATCGCTGGGCGAGTTGGATTCTCTGGGACTGAGCGGCCCGGAAATTCGCTATCACGGTAAAACGCTGTTGTCGATTGTTGAGCAGACTGACGGCATAACGGCGGACGAATGTCCTGAACCCTTGATAAACCTTATCGACTATCAAGGTTATAAACGGGTATTTAAAGATATTAAAGCGATGATCCAGAGCGCCAGCGAGCGTAGCGGATTATCAACCGAGTTGCTGGCATCGCGACGCCAAATCAATCGGGTACTTAACTGGCATTGGAAATTAAACGGGCGGAATTCCGAACCTGAAATGCTGACGGGTTGGCGCAATGATTTATTCGGCGATGAGCTGCGGGCAATTCTTCAGGAATATTAA
- the tsaB gene encoding tRNA (adenosine(37)-N6)-threonylcarbamoyltransferase complex dimerization subunit type 1 TsaB has product MSTRILALDTATEACSVALWNDGEIHSLFEVCPREHTQRVLPMVQQVLAESGLTLNALDALAFGQGPGSFTGVRIGIGIAQGLALGAELPMIGISTLATMAQGAFRRRGATRILAAIDARMGEVYWAQYQREADGRWQGGSSEAVLTPQQVQALTESLRGEWATVGTGWKTYADLVNHPAVTLVDGETLLPQAEDMLPLAHQQWIAGQAVSVELAQPRYLRNEVAWKKLPGRE; this is encoded by the coding sequence ATGTCTACGCGAATTCTAGCGCTTGATACCGCGACGGAAGCCTGTTCCGTCGCACTCTGGAATGATGGTGAAATTCATTCTTTATTTGAAGTTTGTCCCCGAGAACATACGCAACGCGTGTTGCCGATGGTCCAGCAAGTGCTGGCGGAAAGCGGTTTGACGCTCAATGCGTTAGATGCGCTGGCATTCGGTCAGGGGCCGGGGAGTTTTACCGGCGTGCGTATTGGCATTGGTATCGCGCAGGGGCTGGCGCTGGGCGCCGAACTGCCGATGATCGGTATTTCCACATTGGCAACCATGGCGCAGGGCGCTTTTCGCCGTCGCGGCGCGACGCGGATATTGGCGGCGATAGATGCCCGTATGGGCGAGGTTTACTGGGCGCAATATCAGCGGGAAGCCGATGGCCGCTGGCAAGGCGGATCTTCTGAGGCGGTGCTGACGCCGCAGCAGGTTCAGGCGCTGACGGAATCGCTGCGCGGCGAGTGGGCGACGGTCGGTACGGGATGGAAAACCTATGCCGATCTGGTGAATCATCCGGCGGTCACCCTGGTGGATGGCGAAACGCTTTTACCGCAGGCGGAAGATATGCTGCCGCTGGCGCATCAGCAATGGATCGCGGGCCAGGCCGTTAGCGTTGAACTGGCACAACCCCGTTATTTGCGTAATGAAGTCGCCTGGAAAAAATTGCCCGGACGTGAATGA